The sequence below is a genomic window from Gemmatimonadales bacterium.
GTATCCGCGATCGCCGCGCGTGCGGCGGGGTCGAGCGGGGGCGGGGATGATGAACCGGCGCCGCAGCCAGCAAGGCCGAGGACGAGGCTGAGGGAGTGAAGAGGTTTCATGCGGACGAGGATATCGTCCGCGCTGAACGAGGGGAAGGTCCTTCGGATGAAGCCGGTGACGGGCGGAACCGCAGATCCGATTCCGCCCGGTGCAGCAGGACTAGCCGCGAGCGAGGTTGGGGTTGTTGCGGCGTTCGATGTCAGGCAGGGGAAAACAGGTCATCGTGCCGTAGCTCCCTCCCTGCCTGAATGGTGTTCCGGCGGGCGGCAGGAACGGCAGATTGAGTCGGATCAGGTCGCCCAGACGGTGCGACTCGAGGAAGAGCTCGCGCCGCCGCTCTTCGAGCAGGGCCGATCGGACCGCCTCGAGCGATTGACTCCCGGAGTAGGCTGGCAGGCTCGCCGCGCCGCGAAGTTCGTCGATGATGGCAATTGCCCCGATCGGGTCGTTTGCCGCCAGTCGGGCCTCACCGACGATCAGGCGGGCCTCGGCCCACCGTGCGATCGGCATCGGGCTCGAGGGCGTGGCGTACTTGTTCGGGTAGACGAGCTGGTTGCCGTTCAGCGTCGTGAGGCCGCTGTAGGTGAGGGATACCCGGGGATCAGGGGTACCGTTGGTCGAAAGGTGCCAGTAGAAGGAGTCGACCGCTGCGCGGCTCTCGATTCGAATCCACTGATGCAGCTGGTTGGTCGATCGCCAGTTGACCCCGGCAAATCGGGCGTTGCGGACGAACCCTGCGGGAATCGTGGCGGCGTCAGCCGCTGCGTCATTCGGTCGACCCAGGTTGAGACGGGTTCGGGCCCGCCCCAGGCGGGCGAAGTTCGCGAGCGCCGGGTCATTCGCCGCCGTGGCTTCCGCAATCGCAGCGGTGAACCTGGCTTCGGCGACTGCCCAGGCCGCTGCACGAGACAGTTCAGGCCCGGCGTCGATTGCGAGCGAGCACATCCCTTCGCCGAGAAGGAGAATGCTGTAAGCTTCGTAGGCCGAGGTCTGCGCTAGCAGAACCGCACGCTGCGGTACCTCGGCGTCTGACCACCCTGTCAATAGCTCATGGGCGCGTTTGTTACCGAATCGGGCCGTGGATAGGGACGCATAGACGCCGATCTGCCCCCCTGCACCGGAAGAGCACTGCGCGGTGGCGTAGGTCCCGCCAA
It includes:
- a CDS encoding RagB/SusD family nutrient uptake outer membrane protein; translation: MPSRRFRAASRRGAALCLLTATLSACSIFDGLLEVTSVDQVLASDLETPANAALLVRSAINDFDCAFSNYTLAGGLVADEVAWGDNNSFDYERRTFTALGGTYATAQCSSGAGGQIGVYASLSTARFGNKRAHELLTGWSDAEVPQRAVLLAQTSAYEAYSILLLGEGMCSLAIDAGPELSRAAAWAVAEARFTAAIAEATAANDPALANFARLGRARTRLNLGRPNDAAADAATIPAGFVRNARFAGVNWRSTNQLHQWIRIESRAAVDSFYWHLSTNGTPDPRVSLTYSGLTTLNGNQLVYPNKYATPSSPMPIARWAEARLIVGEARLAANDPIGAIAIIDELRGAASLPAYSGSQSLEAVRSALLEERRRELFLESHRLGDLIRLNLPFLPPAGTPFRQGGSYGTMTCFPLPDIERRNNPNLARG